A region from the Lysobacter antibioticus genome encodes:
- the rpsN gene encoding 30S ribosomal protein S14 encodes MAKTSMVNREVKRAKLAKKFAGKREALKKIISSDASSYEDKAEAVVKLSKLPRDSSPSRQRNRCALTGRSRGVYSKFGLGRNKLREATMRGDVPGLRKASW; translated from the coding sequence ATGGCTAAGACTTCCATGGTCAACCGCGAGGTCAAGCGGGCCAAGCTGGCGAAGAAGTTCGCCGGCAAGCGCGAAGCGCTGAAGAAGATCATCTCCAGCGACGCCTCGTCGTACGAAGACAAGGCCGAGGCCGTGGTCAAGCTGTCCAAGCTGCCCCGCGACTCTTCGCCGAGCCGTCAGCGCAACCGTTGCGCCCTGACCGGTCGTTCGCGCGGCGTATACAGCAAGTTCGGCCTCGGCCGCAACAAGCTGCGCGAAGCCACCATGCGCGGCGACGTGCCTGGTCTTCGCAAGGCAAGCTGGTAA
- the rplE gene encoding 50S ribosomal protein L5: MTTRLEEFYKKEVVPALTEKFGYKNPMEVPRLVKITLNMGVGEAATNKKILENAVADMTKIAGQKPIVTKSRVSVASFKIRDGWPIGAKVTLRRAKMYEFLDRLVNISLPRVRDFRGVSGRSFDGRGNYNMGVKEQIIFPEIDFDQVDALRGMDIAITTTAKTDAEAKALLEAFRFPFRN; this comes from the coding sequence ATGACCACCCGGCTCGAAGAGTTTTACAAGAAAGAAGTGGTTCCGGCGCTGACCGAAAAGTTCGGCTACAAGAACCCGATGGAAGTGCCGCGCCTCGTCAAGATCACGCTGAACATGGGCGTGGGCGAAGCCGCCACCAACAAGAAGATCCTGGAAAATGCCGTCGCCGACATGACCAAGATCGCCGGCCAGAAGCCGATCGTGACCAAGTCCCGCGTGTCGGTGGCTTCGTTCAAGATCCGCGACGGCTGGCCGATCGGCGCCAAGGTCACCCTGCGTCGCGCCAAGATGTACGAGTTCCTCGACCGTCTGGTCAACATCTCGCTGCCGCGCGTGCGCGACTTTCGTGGTGTGTCCGGCCGTTCGTTCGACGGCCGCGGCAACTACAACATGGGCGTCAAGGAACAGATCATCTTCCCGGAAATCGATTTCGACCAGGTCGACGCGCTGCGCGGCATGGACATCGCGATCACCACGACCGCGAAGACCGATGCCGAGGCCAAGGCCCTGCTCGAAGCCTTCCGCTTCCCGTTCCGCAACTGA
- the rplX gene encoding 50S ribosomal protein L24: MNRIKKGDQVIVTAGKDKGKKGDVVRVLGDKVVVANINIIKRHTKPNPQANQPGGVIEREAPIHISNVMLFNPATGKGERIGFKMLEDGRKLRVFRSSGEAVDA; the protein is encoded by the coding sequence ATGAACCGTATCAAGAAGGGCGATCAAGTCATCGTCACCGCCGGCAAGGACAAGGGCAAGAAGGGTGATGTGGTGCGCGTGCTCGGCGACAAAGTCGTCGTGGCGAACATCAACATCATCAAGCGCCACACCAAGCCGAATCCGCAGGCCAACCAGCCGGGCGGCGTGATCGAGCGCGAAGCGCCGATTCACATTTCCAACGTCATGCTGTTCAACCCGGCCACCGGCAAGGGCGAACGCATCGGTTTCAAGATGCTGGAGGATGGACGCAAACTGCGTGTGTTCCGCTCCAGTGGTGAGGCGGTTGACGCCTGA
- the rplN gene encoding 50S ribosomal protein L14, whose protein sequence is MIQMQSYLGVADNSGAKEVMCIKVLGGSKRRYAHIGDIIKVTVKDAIPRGKVKKGDVYDAVVVRTRKGVRRPDGSLIRFDGNAAVLLNNKHEPIGTRIFGPVTRELRSEKFMKIVSLAPEVL, encoded by the coding sequence ATGATCCAGATGCAAAGCTACCTCGGCGTGGCCGACAACTCCGGTGCTAAGGAAGTGATGTGCATCAAGGTGCTCGGCGGCTCCAAGCGCCGTTACGCGCACATTGGCGACATCATCAAGGTCACCGTGAAGGACGCGATCCCGCGCGGCAAGGTCAAGAAGGGCGACGTTTACGACGCCGTCGTGGTCCGCACCCGCAAGGGTGTGCGCCGTCCGGACGGCTCGCTGATCCGCTTCGATGGCAACGCTGCGGTGTTGCTCAACAATAAGCATGAGCCGATCGGCACCCGTATCTTCGGGCCCGTGACTCGCGAGCTTCGCTCCGAGAAGTTCATGAAGATCGTCTCGCTCGCGCCTGAAGTGCTCTGA
- the rpsQ gene encoding 30S ribosomal protein S17: MTDNNTDKALRTVEGRVVSNKMDKTVTVLVERQVKHALYGKYIRRSSKLHAHDAENACKEGDIVRVKEIAPMSKTKNWSVVEIVSRAAE; this comes from the coding sequence ATGACCGACAACAATACAGACAAGGCGCTGCGCACGGTTGAAGGCCGGGTCGTCAGCAACAAGATGGACAAGACCGTCACCGTGCTCGTCGAACGCCAGGTCAAGCACGCGCTGTACGGCAAGTACATCCGTCGCTCGTCCAAGCTCCACGCTCACGACGCCGAGAACGCCTGCAAAGAAGGCGATATCGTCCGCGTGAAGGAGATTGCCCCGATGTCCAAGACCAAGAACTGGAGCGTGGTTGAAATCGTCAGCCGCGCGGCCGAATAA
- the rpmC gene encoding 50S ribosomal protein L29: protein MELKQLREKSADQLKAHLVELHKESFALRMQKATGQLAKTHEARRVKREIARVNMLLGEKK from the coding sequence ATGGAACTCAAGCAACTGCGCGAGAAGTCGGCCGACCAACTGAAGGCCCACCTGGTGGAACTGCATAAGGAGAGCTTCGCTCTCCGTATGCAGAAGGCCACCGGCCAGCTCGCCAAGACTCATGAAGCCCGCCGTGTGAAGCGCGAGATTGCTCGCGTCAACATGCTGCTGGGTGAGAAGAAGTAA
- the rplP gene encoding 50S ribosomal protein L16 — translation MLQPKRTKYRKVHKGRNDGLSWSGNAVSFGEYGLKATAHGQLTARQIEAARRSISRYVKRGGKMWIRVFPDKPITKKPIEVRMGSGKGNVEYWVAQIQPGRMIYEIEGVGEDVAREAFRLAAAKLSVTTTFVTRTVR, via the coding sequence ATGTTGCAACCCAAGCGAACTAAGTACCGCAAGGTACACAAGGGCCGCAATGATGGCCTGAGCTGGAGCGGCAACGCCGTCAGCTTCGGCGAGTACGGCCTCAAGGCCACCGCTCACGGCCAGCTCACTGCGCGCCAGATCGAAGCGGCCCGCCGCTCGATCAGCCGTTACGTCAAGCGCGGCGGCAAGATGTGGATCCGCGTGTTCCCGGACAAGCCGATCACCAAGAAGCCGATCGAAGTCCGAATGGGCTCCGGTAAGGGCAACGTCGAGTACTGGGTCGCTCAGATCCAGCCCGGTCGCATGATTTACGAGATCGAAGGCGTGGGCGAGGACGTGGCGCGCGAAGCGTTCCGTCTGGCCGCCGCCAAGCTCTCGGTGACCACCACTTTCGTTACCCGGACGGTGCGCTAA
- the rpsC gene encoding 30S ribosomal protein S3 produces MGHKVHPTGIRLGIAKDWNSKWFAGKKQYAEYLAADLKVREMLRKKLAQAGISKIFIERPANNARVTIHTARPGVVIGKRGEDIEKLRKEVSALMGVPAHINVTEVRKPELDAQLVAESIAQQLERRIMFRRAMKRAVGNAMRLGALGIKVNVAGRLNGAEIARSEWYREGRVPLHTLRADIDYGFAEAKTTYGIIGIKTWIYKGEVFDFSQVGQEKQDDSPRSDRGDRGDRGDRNDRPGRPAREQR; encoded by the coding sequence ATGGGTCATAAAGTACATCCGACCGGAATCCGCCTGGGCATTGCCAAGGACTGGAATTCGAAGTGGTTTGCCGGCAAGAAGCAGTATGCCGAGTACCTCGCTGCCGACCTCAAGGTCCGCGAGATGCTCCGCAAGAAGCTCGCTCAGGCTGGTATTTCCAAGATCTTCATCGAGCGTCCGGCGAACAACGCCCGCGTGACGATCCACACCGCCCGTCCGGGCGTGGTGATCGGCAAGCGCGGCGAGGACATCGAGAAGCTGCGTAAGGAAGTCAGCGCACTGATGGGCGTCCCGGCGCACATCAACGTGACCGAGGTCCGCAAGCCGGAACTCGACGCACAGCTGGTCGCCGAATCGATCGCGCAGCAGCTCGAGCGCCGCATCATGTTCCGCCGCGCGATGAAGCGCGCCGTCGGCAACGCGATGCGCCTGGGTGCCCTCGGCATCAAGGTCAACGTCGCCGGCCGTCTCAACGGCGCCGAAATCGCGCGTTCGGAGTGGTACCGCGAAGGTCGCGTGCCGCTGCACACGCTGCGTGCCGACATCGACTACGGCTTCGCTGAAGCCAAGACGACCTACGGCATCATCGGCATCAAGACCTGGATCTACAAGGGCGAAGTGTTCGACTTCTCCCAGGTGGGCCAGGAGAAGCAGGACGATTCCCCGCGCAGCGATCGTGGTGACCGCGGCGACCGCGGTGATCGTAACGACCGTCCGGGCCGTCCGGCCCGCGAACAGAGGTAA
- the rplV gene encoding 50S ribosomal protein L22, which translates to MEAKAILRTARISPQKARLVADQVRGLSAERAVNLLKFSDKKAAALIRKVVESAIANAENNQGADVDELKVTTIMVDEGPALKRFMARAKGRGTRILKRTSHITVVVGAGK; encoded by the coding sequence ATGGAAGCGAAAGCCATCCTGCGCACCGCGCGCATCTCCCCGCAGAAGGCCCGCCTGGTCGCCGACCAGGTGCGCGGTCTGTCCGCTGAGCGCGCCGTCAACCTGCTGAAGTTCTCGGACAAGAAGGCAGCTGCACTGATCCGCAAGGTCGTGGAGTCCGCCATCGCGAACGCCGAGAACAACCAGGGCGCCGACGTTGACGAACTCAAGGTCACGACCATCATGGTGGACGAGGGTCCCGCACTGAAGCGCTTCATGGCTCGTGCGAAAGGCCGCGGCACCCGCATCCTCAAGCGCACCAGCCACATCACTGTGGTTGTGGGCGCGGGCAAGTAA
- the rpsS gene encoding 30S ribosomal protein S19 → MARSLKKGPFVDHHLIKKVETAGNNKKPIKTWSRRSMVLPEMVGFTIAVHNGKNHIPVLVNENMVGHKLGEFALTRTFKGHGGDKKSGK, encoded by the coding sequence ATGGCACGTTCACTCAAAAAGGGTCCGTTCGTCGACCACCATCTCATCAAGAAGGTGGAGACCGCGGGCAACAACAAGAAGCCGATCAAGACCTGGTCGCGCCGCTCGATGGTGCTGCCGGAAATGGTGGGCTTCACCATCGCCGTGCATAACGGCAAAAACCACATCCCGGTGCTGGTCAACGAGAACATGGTTGGCCATAAGCTTGGCGAATTCGCTTTGACCCGTACGTTCAAGGGTCACGGCGGCGACAAGAAGTCGGGTAAGTAA
- the rplB gene encoding 50S ribosomal protein L2 has protein sequence MALMTFKPTSAGRRNAVRVVTPGLHKGAPHAALVEKQSKSGGRNHHGRITTRHIGGGHKQHYRIIDFKRDKEGIPARVERIEYDPNRTAHIALLCYVDGERRYIIAPKGLKDGDQVIAGRDAPIRVGNTLPLTNIPVGSTVHCIEMKPGKGAQIARAAGAGVQLVAREQGYATLRLRSGEMRKVPVECRATIGEVGNDEHSLEKLGKAGAKRWRGIKPTVRGAAMNPVDHPHGGGEAKAGQGNPHPVTPWGVPTKGYKTRKNKRTSQFIVRDRRG, from the coding sequence ATGGCATTGATGACTTTCAAGCCCACTTCCGCCGGCCGCCGCAACGCGGTCCGCGTCGTGACGCCGGGCCTGCACAAGGGCGCGCCGCACGCGGCGTTGGTCGAAAAGCAGAGCAAGAGCGGCGGTCGTAACCACCACGGCCGCATCACCACCCGTCACATCGGTGGTGGTCACAAGCAGCACTACCGCATCATCGACTTCAAGCGCGACAAGGAAGGCATTCCGGCGCGCGTGGAGCGGATCGAATACGATCCCAACCGCACCGCGCACATCGCGCTGCTGTGCTACGTCGATGGCGAGCGCCGTTACATCATCGCCCCGAAGGGCCTGAAGGACGGCGATCAGGTGATCGCTGGCCGCGATGCTCCGATCCGCGTCGGCAACACGCTGCCGCTGACCAACATCCCGGTCGGTTCGACGGTGCATTGCATCGAAATGAAGCCGGGCAAGGGCGCTCAGATCGCTCGCGCCGCAGGCGCCGGCGTTCAGCTGGTCGCTCGCGAGCAGGGCTACGCCACGCTGCGTCTTCGCTCCGGCGAAATGCGCAAGGTGCCGGTCGAGTGCCGCGCCACCATCGGCGAAGTCGGCAACGACGAGCACAGCCTTGAAAAGCTGGGCAAGGCCGGTGCCAAGCGCTGGCGCGGTATCAAGCCGACCGTCCGCGGCGCCGCCATGAACCCCGTCGACCACCCGCACGGTGGTGGTGAGGCGAAGGCTGGCCAGGGCAACCCGCATCCGGTCACCCCCTGGGGTGTTCCGACCAAGGGTTACAAGACGCGCAAGAACAAGCGCACTTCGCAATTCATCGTGCGCGATCGCAGGGGTTAA
- the rplW gene encoding 50S ribosomal protein L23, which yields MNEAKLYSIIRAPRVSEKTARLQEVSNQYVFEVATDATKADIKVAVEKLFDVKVEAVNVVNVKGKNKAFKFRMGRRADWRKAYVKLAEGQSIDVMAKA from the coding sequence ATGAACGAGGCCAAGCTCTACAGCATCATCCGTGCGCCGCGCGTGTCCGAAAAGACCGCACGTCTGCAGGAAGTATCCAACCAATACGTCTTCGAAGTCGCGACGGACGCTACCAAGGCCGACATCAAGGTCGCCGTGGAAAAGCTGTTCGACGTTAAGGTCGAGGCGGTGAATGTGGTCAACGTGAAGGGTAAGAACAAGGCCTTCAAGTTCCGCATGGGCCGTCGCGCCGACTGGCGCAAGGCGTACGTGAAGCTGGCCGAAGGCCAGTCGATCGACGTAATGGCCAAGGCCTGA
- the rplD gene encoding 50S ribosomal protein L4 — translation MELAINGSDKKLSVSDAIFDREFSEDLVHQVVVAYRNAGRAGTKAQKTRSEVNGTTKKSKKQKGGGARHGALTAPIFVGGGVTFAAKPRSFAQKVNRKMYRAAMAAILSELNRQGRITVVEKLDVETPKTSGMVAMLKSLEMGRRPLLVTEEASENLYLSARNLPYVEVRDVQGLDPVALVGADSIVFTADAVKKIEEWLA, via the coding sequence ATGGAACTTGCCATCAACGGTAGCGACAAGAAGCTGTCGGTTTCCGACGCCATCTTCGATCGCGAATTCAGCGAAGACCTGGTCCACCAGGTTGTTGTGGCCTACCGCAACGCGGGCCGCGCCGGCACCAAGGCGCAGAAGACGCGTTCGGAAGTCAACGGCACCACCAAGAAGTCGAAGAAGCAGAAGGGCGGCGGTGCGCGTCATGGCGCGCTGACGGCTCCGATCTTCGTCGGCGGCGGCGTGACCTTCGCGGCCAAGCCGCGCAGCTTCGCCCAGAAGGTGAACCGCAAGATGTACCGCGCAGCGATGGCTGCGATCCTGTCGGAATTGAACCGCCAGGGCCGCATCACCGTCGTTGAGAAGCTGGACGTCGAGACGCCGAAGACCTCGGGCATGGTCGCCATGCTGAAGTCGCTCGAAATGGGCCGTCGTCCGCTGCTCGTCACCGAGGAAGCTTCCGAGAATCTGTACCTCTCGGCTCGCAACCTGCCCTATGTGGAAGTCCGCGACGTGCAGGGACTCGATCCGGTGGCCCTCGTCGGCGCCGATTCGATCGTGTTCACCGCCGATGCGGTCAAGAAGATCGAGGAGTGGCTGGCATGA
- the rplC gene encoding 50S ribosomal protein L3 has protein sequence MTAKKYSLGIVGRKAGMSRFFTEDGKSVPVTLIEATPNRITQIKTTDTDGYSAVQVTVGVRRAALVNKPEAGHLAKAKVEAGRGLWELRVEDDKIGAFEVGGEIKADIFEVGQIVDVQGITKGKGFQGTIKRWNFSMGDATHGNSLSHRSPGSIGQRQTPGRVFPGKKMSGHMGAVQQSTQGLEVVKVDAERGLIAIKGAVPGAPGGDVIVRPSSKGV, from the coding sequence ATGACCGCGAAGAAATATTCGTTGGGCATCGTCGGTCGCAAGGCCGGCATGAGCCGCTTCTTCACTGAAGACGGCAAGTCGGTTCCGGTGACCCTGATCGAGGCGACCCCGAACCGTATTACCCAGATCAAGACCACGGACACCGACGGCTACAGCGCCGTGCAGGTCACCGTCGGCGTGCGCCGCGCTGCGCTCGTCAACAAGCCCGAAGCCGGACACCTCGCCAAGGCGAAGGTCGAAGCCGGTCGCGGCCTGTGGGAGCTGCGCGTGGAAGACGACAAGATCGGCGCGTTCGAAGTCGGCGGCGAAATCAAGGCCGACATCTTCGAAGTGGGCCAGATCGTCGACGTCCAGGGCATCACCAAGGGTAAGGGCTTCCAGGGCACGATCAAGCGCTGGAACTTCAGCATGGGCGACGCGACGCACGGTAACTCGTTGTCGCACCGTTCGCCGGGTTCGATCGGCCAGCGCCAGACGCCGGGCCGCGTTTTCCCCGGTAAGAAGATGTCCGGTCACATGGGCGCCGTCCAGCAGAGCACGCAGGGCCTGGAAGTGGTCAAGGTCGACGCCGAGCGCGGCCTGATCGCGATCAAGGGCGCCGTGCCGGGCGCTCCGGGCGGCGACGTGATCGTCCGTCCGTCGAGCAAGGGAGTATGA
- the rpsJ gene encoding 30S ribosomal protein S10 gives MADQKIRIRLKAYDHRLIDRSASEIVETAKRTGAQVRGPIPLPTKIERYTILVSPHVDKDARDQYETRTHKRVLDIIDPNDKTVDALMKLELAAGVDVQIKLT, from the coding sequence ATGGCGGACCAAAAGATCCGGATTCGGCTGAAGGCGTACGATCATCGTCTGATCGACCGCTCGGCCAGCGAGATCGTCGAGACAGCTAAGCGGACCGGCGCGCAAGTGCGCGGCCCGATCCCGCTGCCGACCAAGATCGAGCGCTACACCATCCTGGTGTCCCCGCACGTCGACAAAGACGCGCGTGACCAGTATGAAACCCGCACGCATAAGCGCGTGCTCGACATCATCGACCCGAACGACAAGACCGTAGACGCGCTGATGAAGCTCGAGCTGGCGGCGGGCGTCGATGTGCAGATCAAGCTGACCTGA
- the tuf gene encoding elongation factor Tu gives MAKGKFERTKPHVNVGTIGHVDHGKTTLTAALTKVGAERFGGEFKAYDAIDAAPEEKARGITISTAHVEYESATRHYAHVDCPGHADYVKNMITGAAQMDGAILVCSAADGPMPQTREHILLSRQVGVPYIVVFLNKADMVDDAELLELVEMEVRELLSKYEFPGDDTPIIHGSARLALEGDQSEIGVPSILRLVDALDSFIPQPERDVDKPFLMPVEDVFSISGRGTVVTGRIERGIVKVGDEIEIVGIRPTQKTTVTGVEMFRKLLDQGQAGDNAGLLLRGTKRDDVERGQVLCKPGSIKPHTDFEAEVYVLSKDEGGRHTPFFKGYRPQFYFRTTDITGACELPEGVEMVMPGDNVKMVVTLINPVAMDEGLRFAIREGGRTVGAGVVAKIIK, from the coding sequence ATGGCTAAGGGTAAATTCGAGCGCACCAAGCCGCACGTGAACGTCGGCACGATCGGCCACGTTGACCACGGCAAGACGACGCTGACGGCGGCGCTGACGAAGGTGGGCGCCGAGCGTTTCGGTGGCGAGTTCAAGGCATACGACGCGATCGACGCGGCGCCGGAAGAAAAGGCGCGCGGCATCACGATCTCGACGGCGCACGTGGAATACGAATCGGCGACGCGTCACTACGCGCACGTCGACTGCCCGGGCCACGCCGACTACGTGAAGAACATGATCACCGGCGCCGCGCAGATGGACGGCGCGATCCTGGTGTGCTCGGCCGCTGACGGCCCGATGCCGCAGACCCGCGAACACATCCTGCTGTCGCGTCAGGTCGGCGTGCCGTACATCGTCGTGTTCCTGAACAAGGCCGACATGGTGGACGACGCCGAGCTGCTCGAGCTGGTCGAGATGGAAGTGCGCGAGCTGCTGAGCAAGTACGAGTTCCCGGGCGACGACACCCCGATCATCCACGGTTCGGCCCGTCTGGCGCTGGAAGGCGACCAGAGCGAAATCGGCGTGCCGTCGATCCTGCGTCTGGTGGATGCGCTGGACAGCTTCATCCCGCAGCCGGAGCGCGACGTCGACAAGCCGTTCCTGATGCCGGTGGAAGACGTGTTCTCGATCTCGGGCCGCGGCACCGTGGTGACCGGCCGTATCGAGCGCGGCATCGTCAAGGTCGGTGACGAAATCGAAATCGTCGGTATCCGTCCGACCCAGAAGACGACGGTCACGGGCGTGGAAATGTTCCGCAAGCTGCTCGACCAGGGTCAGGCGGGCGACAACGCTGGTCTGCTGCTGCGCGGCACCAAGCGCGACGACGTCGAGCGCGGCCAGGTGCTGTGCAAGCCGGGTTCGATCAAGCCGCACACCGACTTCGAAGCCGAAGTCTATGTGCTGTCGAAGGACGAAGGCGGCCGTCACACCCCGTTCTTCAAGGGCTACCGTCCGCAGTTCTACTTCCGCACCACCGACATCACCGGCGCTTGCGAGCTGCCGGAGGGCGTCGAGATGGTGATGCCGGGCGACAACGTGAAGATGGTCGTCACGCTGATCAACCCGGTGGCGATGGACGAAGGTCTGCGCTTCGCGATCCGCGAAGGCGGCCGTACCGTCGGCGCCGGCGTCGTGGCCAAGATCATCAAGTAA
- the fusA gene encoding elongation factor G yields the protein MARTTPIERYRNFGIMAHIDAGKTTTSERILFYTGVSHKIGEVHEGAATMDWMEQEQERGITITSAATTAFWKGMDKSLPEHRFNIIDTPGHVDFTIEVERSLRVLDGAVFVLCAVGGVQPQSETVWRQANKYSVPRMAFVNKMDRTGANFDKVVEQLKARLGAYAVPMQVPIGAEEGFEGVVDLLKMKAIHWDVASQGTKFEYREIPAELQAKAEEARAFMIEAAAEASEEFMDKYLNEGELSEEEIVAGLRARTLRVEIVPVFCGSAFKNKGVQAMLDGVINLLPSPSDRPPVAGIDEDEKEDTRKASDTEPFSALAFKIMTDPFVGSLTFFRVYSGVLNSGDQVYNPVKSKKERVGRILQMHANQRDEIKEVRAGDIAAAVGLKDVTTGDTLCAQDHIITLERMIFPEPVISMAVEPKTKSDQEKMGIALGRLAQEDPSFRVRTDEESGQTIIAGMGELHLDILVDRMKREFNVEANVGKPQVAYRETIRKSDVKSDYKHAKQSGGKGQYGHVVIELSPMNEKDRAHEDVENDFLFINDITGGVIPKEFIPAIEKGLRETITSGPLAGFPVVGVKVKLVFGSYHDVDSSEMAFKLASSMAFKEGFRKADPVLLEPMMKVEVVTPEEYVGDVMGDLSRRRGLLQGQDDTPSGKTINAMVPLGEMFGYATTIRSLTQGRATFTMEFDHYAEAPNNIAETVIKKGG from the coding sequence GTGGCTCGCACCACTCCCATCGAGCGTTACCGCAACTTCGGCATCATGGCGCACATCGACGCGGGTAAGACCACCACGTCCGAGCGCATCCTTTTCTACACCGGCGTCAGCCACAAGATCGGCGAAGTGCACGAAGGTGCCGCGACGATGGACTGGATGGAGCAGGAGCAGGAACGCGGCATCACCATCACGTCGGCAGCGACGACCGCGTTCTGGAAGGGCATGGACAAGTCCCTGCCCGAGCACCGCTTCAACATCATCGACACCCCCGGACACGTCGACTTCACCATCGAAGTGGAGCGCTCGCTGCGCGTCCTCGACGGCGCGGTGTTCGTGCTGTGCGCGGTCGGCGGCGTGCAGCCGCAGTCCGAGACCGTCTGGCGCCAGGCCAACAAATACTCCGTGCCGCGCATGGCCTTCGTCAACAAGATGGACCGCACCGGTGCCAACTTCGACAAGGTCGTCGAGCAGCTGAAGGCCCGCCTGGGCGCCTACGCCGTGCCGATGCAGGTGCCGATCGGCGCCGAAGAAGGCTTCGAGGGCGTGGTCGACCTGCTCAAGATGAAGGCCATCCACTGGGATGTCGCTTCGCAGGGCACCAAGTTCGAGTACCGCGAGATCCCGGCCGAACTGCAAGCCAAGGCCGAGGAAGCGCGCGCGTTCATGATCGAAGCCGCGGCGGAAGCCTCGGAAGAGTTCATGGACAAGTACCTCAACGAGGGCGAGCTGAGCGAAGAAGAGATCGTCGCCGGTCTGCGCGCGCGCACCCTGCGCGTCGAGATCGTGCCGGTGTTCTGCGGCTCGGCGTTTAAGAACAAGGGCGTGCAGGCCATGCTCGACGGCGTGATCAACCTGCTGCCGTCGCCGTCCGACCGTCCGCCGGTCGCCGGCATCGACGAAGACGAGAAAGAAGACACCCGCAAGGCGTCCGACACCGAACCGTTCTCGGCGCTGGCGTTCAAGATCATGACCGACCCGTTCGTGGGTTCGCTGACCTTCTTCCGCGTCTACTCGGGCGTGCTGAATTCCGGCGACCAGGTGTACAACCCGGTCAAGTCGAAGAAGGAACGCGTCGGCCGCATCCTGCAGATGCACGCCAACCAGCGCGACGAAATCAAGGAAGTCCGCGCCGGCGACATCGCCGCGGCGGTCGGCCTGAAGGACGTGACCACCGGCGACACGCTGTGCGCGCAGGATCACATCATCACCCTCGAGCGCATGATCTTCCCGGAGCCCGTCATCTCGATGGCGGTCGAACCGAAGACCAAGTCGGACCAGGAAAAGATGGGTATCGCCCTGGGCCGCCTGGCGCAGGAAGATCCCTCGTTCCGCGTGCGCACCGACGAAGAATCGGGCCAGACCATCATCGCCGGCATGGGCGAGCTGCACCTGGACATCCTCGTCGACCGCATGAAGCGCGAGTTCAACGTCGAAGCCAACGTCGGCAAGCCGCAGGTCGCTTACCGCGAGACCATCCGCAAGTCGGACGTCAAGTCGGACTACAAGCACGCCAAGCAGTCCGGCGGTAAGGGTCAGTACGGTCACGTCGTGATCGAGCTGTCGCCGATGAACGAGAAGGACCGCGCGCACGAAGACGTCGAGAACGATTTCCTGTTCATCAACGACATCACCGGCGGCGTGATTCCGAAGGAATTCATCCCGGCGATCGAGAAGGGTCTGCGCGAAACCATCACCAGCGGTCCGCTGGCCGGCTTCCCGGTCGTCGGCGTCAAGGTCAAGCTGGTGTTCGGCTCGTACCACGACGTCGACTCCTCGGAAATGGCGTTCAAACTCGCTTCGTCGATGGCGTTCAAGGAAGGTTTCCGCAAGGCCGATCCGGTCCTGCTGGAGCCGATGATGAAGGTCGAAGTCGTGACGCCGGAAGAGTACGTCGGCGACGTGATGGGCGATTTGAGCCGTCGTCGCGGCCTGTTGCAGGGCCAGGACGACACGCCGTCGGGCAAGACCATCAATGCGATGGTTCCGCTGGGCGAAATGTTCGGTTACGCCACGACCATCCGCTCGCTGACCCAGGGTCGCGCGACCTTCACGATGGAATTCGATCACTACGCCGAGGCGCCGAACAACATCGCCGAGACCGTGATCAAGAAGGGCGGCTGA
- the rpsG gene encoding 30S ribosomal protein S7, which yields MSRKGSTPQRSVLPDPKHGSETIARFINMVMQSGKKSVAEKIVYGAMDVIGEKSPNALELVEKALTNVSPSVEVKSRRVGGATYQVPVEVRTSRRMALAMRWLIESARKRGESSMPRKLAAELLDASENRGAAIKKREETHRMAEANRAFAHYRW from the coding sequence ATGTCGCGTAAAGGTTCCACCCCGCAGCGTTCGGTTCTGCCCGATCCCAAGCACGGCAGCGAGACGATCGCGCGCTTCATCAATATGGTCATGCAGAGCGGCAAGAAGTCCGTCGCCGAGAAGATCGTTTACGGCGCGATGGACGTCATCGGCGAAAAGAGCCCGAATGCTCTTGAGCTGGTCGAGAAGGCGTTGACCAACGTTTCTCCGTCGGTCGAAGTGAAGTCGCGTCGCGTCGGCGGCGCCACCTACCAGGTGCCGGTCGAAGTGCGTACGTCGCGCCGCATGGCGCTGGCTATGCGCTGGCTGATCGAGTCGGCGCGCAAGCGCGGCGAGAGCAGCATGCCGCGCAAGCTCGCCGCCGAACTGCTCGACGCCTCGGAAAACCGCGGCGCGGCGATCAAGAAGCGCGAAGAGACCCACCGTATGGCGGAAGCGAACCGCGCGTTCGCGCACTACCGCTGGTGA